From the genome of Tsukamurella pulmonis:
TCTTCATCCCGCGCGTGCTGCCCGACGGGACGCGCAACGTCTTCGCCCTGCAGCGACTCAAGGACAAGCTGGGCAACCACTCCAACGCCAGCAGCGAGGTCGAGTACGACGAGACCGTCGGCTGGCTGGTGGGCGAGGAGGGGCGCGGCGTGCGCACCATCGTCGAGATGGTCAACATGACGCGGCTCGACTGCGTGCTCGGCACCGCCACCGGCATGCGAGCCGGGCTCGCGCAGGCCGCGCATCACGCGGCGCATCGGAAGGCCTTCGGCGCGAACCTGATCGACCAGCCGCTCATGCGCAACGTGCTCGCCGATCTTGCTGTGGAGGCCGAGGGCGCCACCGCCGCCGGCCTGTGGCTGGCCGGGCTCACCGACCGCTCCGTCGCGGGCGACGAGGACGCCTCGCTGCTGCGCCGGATCGCGCTGGCCGTCACCAAGTACCACGTGTGCAAGCGCGGCCCGATCCACGCCGCCGAGGCGCTGGAGTGCCTGGGCGGCAACGGGTACATCGAGGACTCGCGCCTGCCGCGGCTCTACCGCGAGGCGCCGCTGCTCTCCGTGTGGGAGGGCTCGGGCAATGTCGCGGCGCTGGACGTGCTGCGCGCCATGGGGCGTGAGCCGCAGACCGTCGCGGCGTTCTTCGCCGAGCTCGACGCCGCCACCGGTGCCGATGCGGTCTACGACGAGGCCGTCGCGAAGCTCAAGGGCGCGTTCGGCGCGCTCGACCTCACCGATCAGGTCGCGATGCAGTTCGGCGCTCGCCGCCTCATCGGCGACATGGCTGCGGCGCTGCAGGGTTCGCTCCTGGTGCGCTACGGGCACCCCGCCGTCGCCGACGCCTACACCCGCACCCGGCTCGCCGGCGACCGCGGCGACGTCTTCGGCACCCTGCCGCAGGGCGTCGACACGGCCGCCATCCTCGATCGGGTCACCCCGAAGATCGGCTGATCAGGCGGTGAGTACCGGCCACATGGCCGGTGCGATCACGTCTTTCAGCTCCGCCCACGGCACCGTGAAGCCGCGGTAGTCGCCCTCGGCGTGCGTGACGCCGGCGAAGACGGTCAGTCCCTCATCGGTCGGGATCCAGTTCGCCAGGTCGCGCTCGGGTTCCGAGACGAAGACGGACGTGCCGGCCTCCTGTGCCCGCTGCTTCACCAGCTCGGCGAGTCGCGACAGCCCGGTGTCCGGCGCGGTGAACAGGTCCGTCAGCAGGACCGGGCGCGCGGTCCCGGTCGCGATGACGACGGTGCCGATCACGTTGGTCGGGTGCGCTCCGCCCGAGATGTACCCGTTGGTGAGCAGCACGCCGGCGACCACACCCGGCCCGAGCCGCGTGACGCCGGAGCGGCGGCCGTCGGCGAGGCGGCCGTCCTCGACGGTCATGGTCCCCGGGGTCTGTTCCGGCACGCGCAGGTGGTCGTCGAGCGAGGCCCGCATCGACGCGTTGAACTTCTCGGTGACCGCGGTCGACCCGCCGGAGAGCGTCGGGACGCCCACATCGAAGGTCACCGGGCCCCGCGTTCCCGCGCGCCGGTCCGTGCCCGCGACGTACGCGCCCGGCGCGGGCGCCGTCACCGTCGGCGCGGTGGCGGCGGGCGAACCGCTCGTCGGGCCCGTGGAGACCTCGACGGAACCGGCGGACGCGCCGGTGGTCTCGGCGGCGGGCGCATCCCGATCGCCGCAGGCCGTCACCGTCACCCCGACGGCGACGAGTGCTGCGACGATCCGGCGGGCCCGCATCGTCAGTTCCCCGGAGGCTGCGGCGCGGGCGTCTGCACCGGGCCACCGCCCTGGCCGCCCTGGCCCGGGATGGTGAACTGGCCGAAGCCGGGGATCGTGATCGTGGTGCCGCCCGGACCCGTCTGCACGCCCGGCAGCGACGGGCTGGACGGCGCCGGGGCGATGCCGTTCGACAGGTTCAGCGTGATCGTCGATCCCGGCTGGGTGAAGCCCGACGGCGAGGTCGAGACGACGGTGCCCTTCGCCGCGGAGTTGTTCACGTACGCGACGGTGGTCTTGAAGCCGGCCGCCTGCACCCGGGACTCGGCCACCGACTGGCTCAGGCCGATCACGTTGGGGATCTTGCCGGGCCCGAAGCCGTCCTTGTACTTCGGATCGACGGGCGGCAGCGCCACGGGGCCGTAGATGGTGGACACCGGCTTGAGGCCGTTGTACCAGGCCAGCGCCGGCTCGTTGCCGCCGTAGACGTTGCCCTCGCCGCACGGACGCAGCGGGCTGGTGCAGATCGGGCCGGGGGAGTTGCCGTCGTTGTAGACGTAGCTGGCACCGGCGTACTGATTCGTGTACGCGAGGAAGGCCGAGGAGCGGAAGGTCTCCGTGGTGCCCGTCTTACCGGCCAGCGGGAGCGTCCACCCGGCGCGCGACGCGGACCCGGCCGAGGTGCCGGCGCCGCGGTCGTCGGCGCTGAGCGCGTTCGCGAGCGTGTTCGCGAGGCCCTTGTCGATGACCTGCTCGCACTTCTCCGACTTGTACGGCACCGGGATGGTCTCGGGCTTGCCGTCGGCGCCGAGCGTCTGGATGCCGTCGCTGTTGCGCTTGGGCTGCGTGATCGACTGCACCGGGTTCGCCGGGCACCACACGCCGCCGGAGGCGAGCGTCGCGGCCACGTTGGTCAGCTCCAGCGCGCTCACCGCGGTGGGGCCGAGCGTGAACGAGGCCAGGTTCTGCTTCTTGAACATGTCGGCGAGGCTGTCGTTGCCGAAGCCGGAACTGCCGGGCTGGGTGTAGGAGCGCAGGCCCAGCTTGACCGCCATGTCGACCACCGGGGCCACGCCGACCTGCTCGATCAGCTTGACGAACGGGGTGTTCGGCGACGTGGCGAGTGCCTGCGTCAGCGACATCGACGACGGGTACGTGCCCGCGTTCTTCACGCAGTACGAATCGGCCGGGCACCCGGCGTAACCGCCGTGGCCCATGCCCTTGACCGACACCGTCGACGGTACGTTGACGTTGGTGTCCAGGCCCATGCCCTTCTCCATCGCCGCGGCGACGGTGAAGATCTTGAAGGTCGAGCCGGCACCGTCGCCGACCTGGGCGAAGGGCTCCGGCTGGACGGTCTCCCGCTTGTTCACGTCCAGGCCGTACACGCGCGAGGAGTTCATCGCGACGATGTCGTGCGAATTCTCCCCCGGCTTGATCACGTTCATGACCTGCGCGACGTTCGAGAGCGTCGGGCTCGCGGTGTCGTTGAGCGCCGACTGCACCGAGTCCTGCACCCGTGGGTCCAGCGTGGTGCGGATCGTGTACCCGCCCCGCATCACCATCTCCTTGGGCAGGCCGGCCTCGGCGAGGTACTGCAGCACGTAGTCGCAGAAGTAGCCGCGGTTGGCGACGGCGGAGATGCAGCCGCCGGGCAGTGTGTTGGGCCGGGGCAGCACGCCCAGCGGGGCGTTCTTGGCCGCGCGGTACTCGTCCGCCTTGTCCGGGAAGTTCGCCGTCAGGGTGTCGAGCACGACGTTGCGCCGCGCGGTGACGCCCTCGGGGTTCGTGTAGGGGTTCAGCGCGGAGCTGGACTGCACCATGCCGGCGAGCATCGCCGACTCCGGGATGCTCAGCTGCGCGGCGCGCTTGCCGAAGTAGGTCTGGGCCGCCACCTCGATGCCGTACGCGCCGTTGCCGAAGGGAACGAGGTTGAGGTAGCGGGCGAGGATCTGCTCCTTGGCGATCACCTTGGCCCGCGCGTCGTCGACGCCGTGCTCCTCCTTGGCGCGCTCGCTCAGCGTGCGCTCGAGGGTGAGCGCCATGCGCACCTCGCGCAGCTTGCGGGCGGGGGTGGTCTCCGTGGCGGCCCGCCGGTCCGCGTCGGTCTTGGCGAGCACGAGCAGTTGGTAGTTCTTGATGTACTGCTGATCGAGCGTGGACGCGCCCTGCTGCACCTCGCCGGCCGACTGGTTCTTGAGGAAGGCGCGCAACGTGCCCTGGTAGTCGACGCCGTCGTGCTCCATGAAGCGCTTGTCCTCGATGGAGATGATCGAGCGCACCATGTTCGGCGAGATCTGATCGAACGGGACCTGCACGCGACGCTGGTCGTAGAGGTAGGCCATCGGGGCGCCCGTCGTGTCCGCGACCGTCGTGACCTCGGGGACGTGGCCCTCGAGCAGCTCGGAGCTGATGTTGTCGACGGTGTCCGCAGCGCGGTTGGAGATCAGGCCCAGCCCGCCGACGTAGGGGAACAGGACGCCGGCGACCAGCAGTCCGGCCAGCAGGACGCAGCCGGCCAGCTTCGCGATCACTCCGGGTTTCGACACGGTCACCAGGATACGTGCCGACCCGCCGCGAACCGGGACCCCGACGCGCCGACCAGGCGATCGGTACGGGCGTACTGGAATTCTTGGACCACTGTCCGATTAACCTCGGTCCCCGACTTGTTTCCTCCGTGTGATTCAGGTAACACTATTGCAGACGATGTGGCGAGCGCCTCGATCGGCCCCCCGTACACCTCCGGGAGGGCCGGCACCGGGGACGGGCCGCACCACGCGAAAGGGGAAGTCAGATGACAAGTGCTCGGGTTCTGGTCGACGACGAGGATCGCCTGGTTTGGGTCTCCAAGGCGAAGTGCCGTGACGTCGATCCCGACGAGTTGTTCGTGCGCGGTGCGGCGCAGCGCAAGGTCGCCACCATCTGTCGCCACTGCCCCGTGCAGCTCGAATGCGGCGCCGATGCGCTCGACAGTCGCGTGGAGTTCGGCGTCTGGGGCGGGATGACCGAGCGTCAGCGTCGCGCGCTCCTGCGGCAGCACCCCGAGGTCACCAGCTGGCGCGCCTTCTTCGAGGCGCAGCGCGACCGCAAGCGCGTCGCCGGCTGATCCCCGTTCCCGGGGGATCGGGGCCTCGTACCGGTCGACGGTGCGGGGCCCTTTCGTTTGTCCACCTATCGAATTCGCCGGAGCGAGCGCTCCCGAGTGGGCTCGCGCACGCCGGTCGGGGCGCTAGGGCGAACCGATGATCTGCTCGGCGACCGCCTGCAGCGCCTCGAGGTTCGCCACCTCGAACGGCAGCGACGGGACGCCGACCACCGGCACCGTCGGGCATCGTCCGACGAACTCGCCGAGCACCTGCACCTCGCGCGCCGCGATCTCCGCGCGCCACGCGTGCACCCGCAGCAGCCCCTCGGCGGTGGTCGCGGCATCGCCCTCGCCGAGCCGGCCGGCGGCCTCGCGCGCGGGCTCCGCGCCGATCGCGGCCAGCGCGGGATGCGTCCGGTTGACGATCAGCCCGGCCAGCGGCATCGACTCCCCGGCCAGCCGCTCCACGAAGTACGTGGCCTCGCGCAGGGTGTCCTCCTCGGGGGAGGCCACCACCACGAACCGGGTGCTCGGCCGCGCGAGCATCGCGTACGTGCGATCGGCCCGCTCCTGGAATCCGCCGATCAGGGTGTCCATCTGCGCGACGAAACCCGAGGCGTCCGAGAGCATCTGGCTGCCCACGATGGTGGAGACCAGCTTGAGCGCCAGCCCCATCCCGCCGGAGACCA
Proteins encoded in this window:
- a CDS encoding acyl-CoA dehydrogenase family protein translates to MCNTEGNAPPIEGAVVPTHEVTNQVPPLLDFNTAEMPMIADALRRAHVDAPQLDAIHALGALAGTAEALEWGDLAEAHPPVLKTHDRYGNRIDEVVYDPAYHRLMQVAVEHGLHAAPWAETDPNAHLVRAAKFSVWGHVDAGHGCPISMTYAVVPALRANADLAAQYEPLLTAKEYDFGLRAPLGKRGLIAGMSMTEKQGGSDVRANTTRAIPQSDGTYRITGHKWFTSAPMSDLFLTLAQTESGVSCFFIPRVLPDGTRNVFALQRLKDKLGNHSNASSEVEYDETVGWLVGEEGRGVRTIVEMVNMTRLDCVLGTATGMRAGLAQAAHHAAHRKAFGANLIDQPLMRNVLADLAVEAEGATAAGLWLAGLTDRSVAGDEDASLLRRIALAVTKYHVCKRGPIHAAEALECLGGNGYIEDSRLPRLYREAPLLSVWEGSGNVAALDVLRAMGREPQTVAAFFAELDAATGADAVYDEAVAKLKGAFGALDLTDQVAMQFGARRLIGDMAAALQGSLLVRYGHPAVADAYTRTRLAGDRGDVFGTLPQGVDTAAILDRVTPKIG
- a CDS encoding RsiV family protein — protein: MRARRIVAALVAVGVTVTACGDRDAPAAETTGASAGSVEVSTGPTSGSPAATAPTVTAPAPGAYVAGTDRRAGTRGPVTFDVGVPTLSGGSTAVTEKFNASMRASLDDHLRVPEQTPGTMTVEDGRLADGRRSGVTRLGPGVVAGVLLTNGYISGGAHPTNVIGTVVIATGTARPVLLTDLFTAPDTGLSRLAELVKQRAQEAGTSVFVSEPERDLANWIPTDEGLTVFAGVTHAEGDYRGFTVPWAELKDVIAPAMWPVLTA
- a CDS encoding penicillin-binding protein gives rise to the protein MSKPGVIAKLAGCVLLAGLLVAGVLFPYVGGLGLISNRAADTVDNISSELLEGHVPEVTTVADTTGAPMAYLYDQRRVQVPFDQISPNMVRSIISIEDKRFMEHDGVDYQGTLRAFLKNQSAGEVQQGASTLDQQYIKNYQLLVLAKTDADRRAATETTPARKLREVRMALTLERTLSERAKEEHGVDDARAKVIAKEQILARYLNLVPFGNGAYGIEVAAQTYFGKRAAQLSIPESAMLAGMVQSSSALNPYTNPEGVTARRNVVLDTLTANFPDKADEYRAAKNAPLGVLPRPNTLPGGCISAVANRGYFCDYVLQYLAEAGLPKEMVMRGGYTIRTTLDPRVQDSVQSALNDTASPTLSNVAQVMNVIKPGENSHDIVAMNSSRVYGLDVNKRETVQPEPFAQVGDGAGSTFKIFTVAAAMEKGMGLDTNVNVPSTVSVKGMGHGGYAGCPADSYCVKNAGTYPSSMSLTQALATSPNTPFVKLIEQVGVAPVVDMAVKLGLRSYTQPGSSGFGNDSLADMFKKQNLASFTLGPTAVSALELTNVAATLASGGVWCPANPVQSITQPKRNSDGIQTLGADGKPETIPVPYKSEKCEQVIDKGLANTLANALSADDRGAGTSAGSASRAGWTLPLAGKTGTTETFRSSAFLAYTNQYAGASYVYNDGNSPGPICTSPLRPCGEGNVYGGNEPALAWYNGLKPVSTIYGPVALPPVDPKYKDGFGPGKIPNVIGLSQSVAESRVQAAGFKTTVAYVNNSAAKGTVVSTSPSGFTQPGSTITLNLSNGIAPAPSSPSLPGVQTGPGGTTITIPGFGQFTIPGQGGQGGGPVQTPAPQPPGN
- a CDS encoding WhiB family transcriptional regulator; this encodes MTSARVLVDDEDRLVWVSKAKCRDVDPDELFVRGAAQRKVATICRHCPVQLECGADALDSRVEFGVWGGMTERQRRALLRQHPEVTSWRAFFEAQRDRKRVAG